A genomic region of Zea mays cultivar B73 chromosome 6, Zm-B73-REFERENCE-NAM-5.0, whole genome shotgun sequence contains the following coding sequences:
- the LOC542620 gene encoding elongation factor alpha 3 isoform X1, giving the protein MGKEKSHINIVVIGHVDSGKSTTTGHLIYKLGGIDKRVIERFEKEAAEMNKRSFKYAWVLDKLKAERERGITIDIALWKFETTKYYCTVIDAPGHRDFIKNMITGTSQADCAVLIIDSTTGGFEAGISKDGQTREHALLAFTLGVKQMICCCNKMDATTPKYSKARYDEIVKEVSSYLKKVGYNPDKIAFVPISGFEGDNMIERSTNLDWYKGPTLLEALDQITEPKRPSDKPLRLPLQDVYKIGGIGTVPVGRVETGVIKPGMVVTFGPTGLTTEVKSVEMHHEALQEALPGDNVGFNVKNVAVKDLKRGFVASNSKDDPAKEAASFTSQVIIMNHPGQIGNGYAPVLDCHTSHIAVKFAELITKIDRRSGKELEKEPKFLKNGDAGMVKMIPTKPMVVETFSAYPPLGRFAVRDMRQTVAVGVIKSVEKKDPTGAKVTKAAAKKK; this is encoded by the exons ATGGGTAAAGAGAAGTCCCACATCAACATTGTGGTTATTGGCCACGTTGACTCTGGCAAGTCGACCACCACAGGACACCTGATCTACAAGCTTGGAGGCATTGACAAGCGTGTGATCGAGAGGTTTGAGAAGGAGGCTGCTGAAATGAACAAGCGGTCCTTCAAGTACGCGTGGGTGCTCGACAAGCTCAAGGCTGAGCGTGAGAGAGGTATCACCATTGATATCGCTCTGTGGAAGTTTGAGACCACCAAGTACTACTGCACGGTCATTGATGCCCCTGGACACCGTGACTTCATCAAGAACATGATCACTGGTACCTCCCAGGCTGACTGTGCTGTCCTTATCATTGACTCCACCACTGGTGGTTTTGAGGCTGGTATCTCCAAGGATGGCCAGACCCGTGAACATGCTCTCCTTGCGTTCACCCTTGGAGTGAAGCAGATGATTTGCTGCTGCAACAAG ATGGATGCAACCACTCCGAAATACTCCAAGGCACGTTATGATGAGATTGTGAAGGAAGTCTCATCCTACCTCAAGAAAGTTGGGTACAACCCTGATAAGATTGCCTTTGTTCCCATTTCTGGTTTTGAGGGCGACAACATGATTGAGAGGTCCACCAACCTTGACTGGTACAAAGGCCCAACCCTGCTTGAGGCTCTTGACCAGATCACCGAGCCCAAGAGGCCTTCGGACAAGCCCCTGCGTCTGCCCCTCCAGGATGTGTACAAGATTGGTGGTATTGGAACTGTACCGGTTGGTCGTGTGGAGACTGGTGTCATCAAGCCTGGTATGGTAGTCACCTTTGGTCCAACTGGCCTGACTACTGAGGTGAAGTCTGTTGAGATGCACCACGAGGCGCTTCAGGAGGCTCTTCCGGGCGACAATGTTGGCTTCAACGTGAAGAACGTTGCTGTCAAGGATCTCAAGCGTGGGTTCGTGGCCTCCAACTCCAAGGATGACCCTGCCAAGGAGGCTGCCAGCTTCACCTCCCAGGTCATCATCATGAACCACCCTGGGCAGATTGGCAACGGCTATGCCCCAGTGCTGGACTGCCACACCTCCCACATCGCCGTCAAGTTTGCTGAGCTCATTACCAAGATCGACAGGCGATCTGGCAAGGAGCTCGAGAAGGAGCCCAAGTTCCTGAAGAACGGTGATGCTGGTATGGTGAAGATGATTCCCACCAagcctatggtggtggagacattCTCCGCGTATCCTCCCCTGGGTAGGTTTGCCGTCCGCGACATGAGGCAGACGGTTGCTGTTGGAGTCATCAAGAGTGTGGAGAAGAAGGACCCAACCGGCGCCAAGGTGACCAAGGCGGCCGCCAAGAAGAAATGA
- the LOC542620 gene encoding elongation factor alpha 3 (The RefSeq protein has 1 substitution compared to this genomic sequence), with protein sequence MGKEKSHINIVVIGHVDSGKSTTTGHLIYKLGGIDKRVIERFEKEAAEMNKRSFKYAWVLDKLKAERERGITIDIALWKFETTKYYCTVIDAPGHRDFIKNMITGTSQADCAVLIIDSTTGGFEAGISKDGQTREHALLAFTLGVKQMICCCNKMDATTPKYSKARYDEIVKEVSSYLKKVGYNPDKIAFVPISGFEGDNMIERSTNLDWYKGPTLLEALDQITEPKRPSDKPLRLALQDVYKIGGIGTVPVGRVETGVIKPGMVVTFGPTGLTTEVKSVEMHHEALQEALPGDNVGFNVKNVAVKDLKRGFVASNSKDDPAKEAASFTSQVIIMNHPGQIGNGYAPVLDCHTSHIAVKFAELITKIDRRSGKELEKEPKFLKNGDAGMVKMIPTKPMVVETFSAYPPLGRFAVRDMRQTVAVGVIKSVEKKDPTGAKVTKAAAKKK encoded by the exons ATGGGTAAAGAGAAGTCCCACATCAACATTGTGGTTATTGGCCACGTTGACTCTGGCAAGTCGACCACCACAGGACACCTGATCTACAAGCTTGGAGGCATTGACAAGCGTGTGATCGAGAGGTTTGAGAAGGAGGCTGCTGAAATGAACAAGCGGTCCTTCAAGTACGCGTGGGTGCTCGACAAGCTCAAGGCTGAGCGTGAGAGAGGTATCACCATTGATATCGCTCTGTGGAAGTTTGAGACCACCAAGTACTACTGCACGGTCATTGATGCCCCTGGACACCGTGACTTCATCAAGAACATGATCACTGGTACCTCCCAGGCTGACTGTGCTGTCCTTATCATTGACTCCACCACTGGTGGTTTTGAGGCTGGTATCTCCAAGGATGGCCAGACCCGTGAACATGCTCTCCTTGCGTTCACCCTTGGAGTGAAGCAGATGATTTGCTGCTGCAACAAG ATGGATGCAACCACTCCGAAATACTCCAAGGCACGTTATGATGAGATTGTGAAGGAAGTCTCATCCTACCTCAAGAAAGTTGGGTACAACCCTGATAAGATTGCCTTTGTTCCCATTTCTGGTTTTGAGGGCGACAACATGATTGAGAGGTCCACCAACCTTGACTGGTACAAAGGCCCAACCCTGCTTGAGGCTCTTGACCAGATCACCGAGCCCAAGAGGCCTTCGGACAAGCCCCTGCGTCTGCCCCTCCAGGATGTGTACAAGATTGGTGGTATTGGAACTGTACCGGTTGGTCGTGTGGAGACTGGTGTCATCAAGCCTGGTATGGTAGTCACCTTTGGTCCAACTGGCCTGACTACTGAGGTGAAGTCTGTTGAGATGCACCACGAGGCGCTTCAGGAGGCTCTTCCGGGCGACAATGTTGGCTTCAACGTGAAGAACGTTGCTGTCAAGGATCTCAAGCGTGGGTTCGTGGCCTCCAACTCCAAGGATGACCCTGCCAAGGAGGCTGCCAGCTTCACCTCCCAGGTCATCATCATGAACCACCCTGGGCAGATTGGCAACGGCTATGCCCCAGTGCTGGACTGCCACACCTCCCACATCGCCGTCAAGTTTGCTGAGCTCATTACCAAGATCGACAGGCGATCTGGCAAGGAGCTCGAGAAGGAGCCCAAGTTCCTGAAGAACGGTGATGCTGGTATGGTGAAGATGATTCCCACCAagcctatggtggtggagacattCTCCGCGTATCCTCCCCTGGGTAGGTTTGCCGTCCGCGACATGAGGCAGACGGTTGCTGTTGGAGTCATCAAGAGTGTGGAGAAGAAGGACCCAACCGGCGCCAAGGTGACCAAGGCGGCCGCCAAGAAGAAATGA